Proteins encoded by one window of Massilia sp. NR 4-1:
- a CDS encoding Gfo/Idh/MocA family protein: protein MSKAIRWGILGTGKIAKAFAKALTEVNDVKLVAVASRTEANAAAFAAEYGVARSYASYQALADDPEVDVVYLATPHPMHHADALMCLNAGKPILVEKSFTVNRREAEEIVAVAREKKLFVMEAMWTRFLPAVLEAKRIVDSGEIGQPATVQADFGFASDAGPEHRLFNPELGGGSLLDLGIYPLSIATFLMGEVESVQASGELGSTGVDVQASFILRHKSGGMSTCTSSLRARTPTELTICGSKGFVRLNGRFHNTESITVELNDGTGRTQQLSRIGHGYAHEIMEVSRCLRAGLLESAVMPQAESVALMGVLDAMRAQIGVVYPADRQRA, encoded by the coding sequence ATGAGCAAGGCTATCCGTTGGGGCATACTGGGCACGGGCAAAATCGCCAAGGCATTCGCCAAGGCGCTGACCGAAGTGAATGATGTGAAACTGGTGGCGGTCGCTTCGCGCACCGAGGCCAATGCCGCCGCCTTCGCCGCCGAATATGGCGTGGCGCGCAGCTACGCCAGCTATCAGGCGCTGGCCGACGACCCTGAAGTCGATGTGGTATACCTCGCCACGCCGCATCCCATGCACCATGCGGATGCCCTCATGTGCCTGAACGCGGGCAAACCCATCCTCGTCGAAAAATCCTTCACCGTGAACCGGCGCGAAGCCGAGGAGATCGTCGCCGTGGCGCGCGAGAAAAAACTGTTCGTGATGGAGGCGATGTGGACGCGCTTCCTGCCGGCCGTGCTGGAAGCCAAGCGCATCGTCGACAGCGGCGAAATCGGCCAGCCCGCCACGGTGCAGGCCGATTTCGGATTTGCTTCCGATGCGGGACCAGAGCACCGCTTGTTCAATCCCGAACTGGGTGGCGGCTCGCTGCTCGACCTGGGCATTTATCCCTTATCGATCGCCACCTTCCTCATGGGCGAGGTGGAGTCGGTGCAGGCCAGCGGCGAGCTGGGATCGACCGGTGTCGATGTGCAGGCCAGCTTCATCCTGCGCCACAAGAGTGGCGGCATGAGCACCTGCACCAGCAGCCTGCGCGCACGCACGCCGACCGAGCTGACGATCTGCGGCAGCAAAGGTTTTGTGCGCTTGAATGGCCGCTTCCACAACACCGAAAGCATCACGGTCGAACTGAACGACGGTACTGGCCGCACGCAGCAGCTGTCGCGCATCGGCCATGGCTATGCACACGAAATCATGGAAGTGAGCCGCTGCCTGCGCGCCGGCCTGCTGGAAAGCGCCGTCATGCCACAGGCGGAAAGCGTGGCCCTGATGGGTGTACTGGATGCGATGCGCGCCCAGATCGGCGTGGTCTATCCAGCCGATCGCCAGCGCGCTTAA
- the pyrC gene encoding dihydroorotase — protein MSQFDAPSSLTIIRPDDWHLHLRDGATMASVLPHSARQFARAIVMPNLKPPVTTVAAAEAYRQRIIDALPQGMKFEPLMTLYLTNNTSPEEILRAQESGIVHAVKLYPAGATTNSDAGVTDLANCYKVLEAMQEVGMPFLVHGEVTDQDIDLFDREAVFIERVMRPLRRDFPALNIVFEHITTKDAAQYVAEAEGPIAATITPHHLLYNRNEIFKGGIRPHYYCLPVLKREEHRLALVTAATSGDERFFLGTDSAPHAKGAKEAACGCAGCYTALHAMELYAEAFERAGALDKLEAFASLNGPAFYGLPPNTDTITLKREQWTLPETLPFGDQEIVPLNAGETINWKMA, from the coding sequence ATGTCCCAATTCGACGCCCCCTCCAGCCTGACCATTATCCGCCCAGACGACTGGCATTTGCACCTGCGCGACGGCGCCACCATGGCCAGCGTGCTGCCGCACAGCGCGCGCCAGTTCGCCCGCGCCATCGTGATGCCGAACCTGAAGCCGCCCGTGACCACCGTGGCGGCGGCCGAGGCCTACCGCCAGCGCATTATCGACGCTCTGCCGCAAGGCATGAAGTTCGAGCCGCTGATGACGCTCTACCTGACCAACAACACTTCGCCGGAAGAGATTCTGCGCGCCCAGGAAAGCGGCATCGTGCACGCCGTCAAACTCTATCCGGCTGGCGCCACCACCAATTCCGATGCCGGCGTGACCGATCTGGCCAACTGCTACAAGGTGCTGGAAGCGATGCAGGAAGTGGGCATGCCTTTCCTGGTGCATGGTGAAGTGACCGACCAGGACATCGACCTGTTCGACCGCGAAGCCGTCTTCATCGAGCGCGTGATGCGTCCGCTGCGCCGCGATTTCCCGGCCCTGAACATCGTTTTCGAACACATCACCACCAAGGACGCGGCGCAGTACGTGGCCGAGGCGGAAGGCCCGATCGCGGCCACCATCACGCCGCACCATCTGCTGTACAACCGTAACGAGATCTTCAAGGGCGGCATCCGTCCGCATTACTACTGCCTGCCGGTGCTGAAGCGCGAAGAACACCGCCTGGCGCTGGTGACGGCGGCTACCAGCGGCGACGAGCGCTTCTTCCTCGGCACGGATTCCGCGCCGCACGCCAAAGGAGCGAAGGAAGCGGCTTGCGGCTGCGCCGGCTGCTATACCGCGCTGCACGCGATGGAGCTGTACGCCGAAGCCTTCGAACGCGCCGGCGCGCTGGACAAGCTGGAAGCCTTCGCCAGCCTGAATGGCCCGGCTTTCTACGGCCTGCCGCCCAACACCGACACCATCACCCTCAAGCGCGAGCAATGGACGCTGCCTGAAACCCTGCCATTCGGCGACCAGGAAATCGTGCCGCTCAACGCTGGCGAAACGATCAACTGGAAAATGGCGTAA
- the queA gene encoding tRNA preQ1(34) S-adenosylmethionine ribosyltransferase-isomerase QueA codes for MYSLSDFDFNLPQERIAQFPLPDRSASRLLHVDGARLHDRQFTDIIDQLQPGDLLVMNDTRVLKARFFGVKESGGKVEALVERVLDTRTVLAQLRASKSPGPGVKIRLADAFDVTVGERAGEFFTLHFDADVFELIEQYGRLPLPPYIEHAPGEFDETRYQTVFNKVPGAVAAPTAGLHFDEALLDKLKAKGVQFAYVTLHVGAGTFQPVRTENLAEHKMHTEWYTMPQATVDAVRATRAAGRDVVAVGTTSLRALESASQSGQLEAGSADTALFITPGYQFKTVTRLITNFHLPKSTLLMLVSAFAGFTEIRHAYQHAIANEYRFFSYGDAMLLTTPNRA; via the coding sequence ATGTATTCGCTTTCCGATTTCGATTTTAACTTGCCGCAAGAGCGTATTGCGCAATTTCCGCTACCGGACCGCAGTGCTTCGCGCCTGCTGCACGTCGATGGCGCGCGTCTGCACGACCGCCAGTTCACCGATATCATCGATCAGCTCCAGCCGGGCGACCTGCTGGTGATGAATGATACCCGCGTGCTGAAGGCGCGCTTCTTCGGCGTCAAGGAAAGCGGCGGCAAGGTCGAGGCCCTGGTCGAGCGCGTGCTGGATACCCGCACCGTGCTGGCCCAGCTGCGCGCCTCCAAGTCGCCCGGCCCCGGCGTCAAGATCCGCCTGGCCGATGCCTTCGACGTCACCGTGGGCGAGCGCGCCGGCGAATTCTTCACCCTGCATTTCGACGCCGACGTGTTCGAACTGATCGAGCAGTATGGCCGCCTGCCGCTGCCGCCGTATATCGAGCACGCGCCGGGCGAATTCGACGAAACGCGCTACCAGACCGTGTTCAACAAGGTGCCGGGCGCCGTGGCCGCGCCCACCGCCGGCCTGCACTTCGACGAAGCCCTGCTCGACAAGCTCAAAGCCAAGGGCGTGCAGTTCGCCTATGTGACCCTGCACGTGGGCGCCGGCACCTTCCAGCCGGTGCGCACCGAGAATCTGGCCGAGCACAAGATGCATACCGAGTGGTACACCATGCCGCAGGCCACGGTGGATGCGGTGCGCGCCACGCGCGCCGCCGGCCGCGATGTGGTGGCGGTCGGCACCACCAGCCTGCGCGCCCTGGAATCGGCCTCGCAGAGCGGCCAGCTGGAGGCGGGCAGCGCCGACACGGCCCTGTTCATCACGCCCGGCTACCAATTCAAGACCGTGACCCGCCTGATCACCAACTTCCACCTGCCGAAATCGACCCTGCTGATGCTGGTGTCGGCCTTCGCCGGCTTTACCGAGATCCGCCACGCTTATCAGCACGCGATCGCCAATGAATACCGTTTCTTCAGCTATGGCGACGCCATGCTGCTGACCACGCCCAACCGCGCGTGA
- a CDS encoding DUF3025 domain-containing protein: MFADIDWSRPWYASVRDAASRSDLSGSSVIDTFCAQASALGLRNHLGLPLSFVPQAALPEGTAYEEFIGATGGVPTRDNLHDFFNGLIWLTFPHIKRQLNALQAAQIARDGVGKSRGPARDAATIYDENSALLVVRDNAEGAALVDALRNHRWREAFVERRAMFGTDAEVWLFGHALMEKLVAPYKAITAHTRVLLADDGYFALDPVARRAWIDERETRALGQEGVSNAGFTPLPVLGIPGWWPQQDDDFYNDAAVFRPKRMAAA; encoded by the coding sequence GTGTTCGCGGATATCGACTGGTCCCGCCCCTGGTACGCCTCGGTGCGGGACGCTGCCTCACGCAGCGATTTGAGCGGCAGCAGCGTGATCGACACCTTCTGTGCGCAGGCCAGCGCGCTGGGCTTGCGCAACCATCTCGGCCTGCCGCTCTCCTTCGTGCCGCAAGCCGCGCTGCCGGAAGGTACGGCCTACGAAGAATTCATCGGCGCCACCGGCGGCGTGCCGACGCGCGACAATCTGCACGACTTCTTCAATGGTCTGATCTGGCTGACCTTCCCGCATATCAAACGCCAGCTGAACGCTCTGCAGGCGGCGCAGATCGCGCGCGACGGCGTCGGCAAATCGCGCGGCCCCGCGCGCGACGCCGCCACCATTTACGACGAAAACTCGGCCTTGCTGGTGGTGCGCGACAACGCCGAAGGCGCGGCCCTGGTGGATGCCTTGCGCAATCACCGCTGGCGGGAAGCCTTTGTCGAGCGCCGCGCCATGTTCGGCACGGATGCCGAGGTTTGGCTGTTCGGCCACGCGCTGATGGAAAAGCTGGTGGCGCCGTATAAAGCCATCACTGCCCACACCCGCGTGCTGCTGGCCGACGACGGTTACTTCGCGCTGGACCCGGTCGCGCGCCGTGCCTGGATCGACGAGCGCGAAACGCGCGCGCTGGGGCAGGAGGGCGTGAGCAACGCCGGCTTCACGCCCCTGCCGGTGCTGGGCATTCCCGGCTGGTGGCCGCAGCAGGACGACGATTTCTATAACGACGCTGCCGTTTTCCGTCCCAAGCGGATGGCTGCAGCCTGA
- a CDS encoding amino acid ABC transporter permease — protein sequence MFSQFDFDVIARSWLYLFRTGMVFTLELTVLSMLGGVALGTLLALGRLSSVKPLAWLAAAYVNLIRAVPLVLVIFWFYFLVPYVAAWLIGAAEPVKVGTFLSALITFILFQAAYYCEIMRGGIQAISRGQLYAAQALGMRYWQSMWLIVLPQAFRNMLPVLLTQTIVLFQDVSLVYVLSVPDFVGAASKIAQRDGRLVEMYVFVALVYLLLCCGLSWLARRLQARVAIIR from the coding sequence ATGTTCTCCCAGTTCGACTTCGACGTGATCGCACGCTCCTGGCTGTACCTGTTCCGCACCGGGATGGTATTCACGCTGGAGCTGACCGTGCTGTCCATGCTGGGCGGTGTGGCGCTCGGCACCTTGCTGGCGCTGGGGCGCCTGTCCAGCGTCAAGCCGTTGGCTTGGCTGGCGGCGGCCTATGTGAACCTGATCCGCGCCGTGCCGCTGGTGCTGGTGATCTTCTGGTTCTATTTTCTTGTACCGTATGTGGCGGCCTGGCTGATCGGCGCCGCCGAACCGGTGAAGGTGGGCACCTTCCTGTCGGCGCTGATCACCTTCATCCTGTTCCAGGCGGCTTACTACTGCGAGATTATGCGCGGCGGCATACAGGCCATTTCGCGCGGCCAGCTGTATGCGGCGCAGGCGCTGGGCATGCGCTACTGGCAGAGCATGTGGCTGATCGTGCTGCCCCAGGCTTTCCGCAATATGCTGCCGGTGCTGCTGACGCAGACCATCGTGCTGTTCCAGGACGTGTCCCTAGTGTATGTGTTGTCGGTGCCGGACTTCGTCGGCGCGGCAAGCAAGATCGCCCAGCGCGACGGACGGCTGGTGGAGATGTATGTGTTCGTGGCCCTGGTCTATCTGCTGCTGTGCTGCGGCCTGTCCTGGCTGGCGCGCCGCTTGCAGGCGCGCGTTGCCATCATCCGCTAG
- a CDS encoding MFS transporter, with translation MTPTKTLPDLKTVLLASGVVLTLAMGVRHGFGFWMQPISQANGWSRETYSLAMAVQNLMWGLFGPFAGMAADRFGTMRVVLFGALAYIAGLLWMALVSQPTLFVIGSGVLIGLGLSCTAFGAVSGIIGRAAPPEKRSWAFGVSGAASSFGQFMMMPVEQQLISAVGWQQAFYLLAGLIFIAMIPMSFKLREPAHEHAHGQQQQTTGEALREALGNRSFLFLVAGYFVCGFQVVFIGVHLPAYLKDKGVANPGVAVMALALIGLFNIFGSFTAGQLGGKLPKRYLLSFIYLARSAIISIFLLAPLTPMSVYLFAAAMGFIWLSTVPLTNGIIAGIFGVKHMSMLAGVVFFSHQIGSFLGVWLGGYLFDQRGNYDLVWGIAIVLGILAGLVNLPINERPLLRPMLKAA, from the coding sequence ATGACCCCCACCAAAACCCTCCCCGATCTAAAGACTGTTCTGCTGGCCAGCGGCGTCGTGCTGACCTTGGCGATGGGTGTGCGGCATGGCTTCGGCTTCTGGATGCAGCCGATCTCGCAGGCCAATGGCTGGTCGCGCGAAACGTATTCGCTGGCGATGGCGGTGCAGAATCTGATGTGGGGCTTGTTCGGTCCCTTTGCCGGCATGGCGGCCGACCGTTTCGGCACCATGCGCGTGGTGCTGTTCGGCGCACTGGCGTATATCGCGGGTTTGTTGTGGATGGCGCTGGTCAGCCAGCCGACGCTGTTCGTGATCGGCTCCGGTGTGCTGATTGGTCTTGGGCTGTCCTGTACCGCCTTTGGCGCCGTGAGTGGCATCATCGGCCGGGCGGCGCCACCGGAAAAGCGCTCCTGGGCCTTTGGTGTGTCGGGCGCGGCCAGCTCTTTCGGCCAGTTCATGATGATGCCGGTCGAGCAGCAGCTGATTTCCGCAGTCGGCTGGCAGCAAGCCTTCTATCTGCTGGCGGGCCTGATCTTCATCGCCATGATTCCGATGTCCTTCAAGCTGCGCGAGCCGGCGCATGAACATGCGCACGGCCAGCAGCAACAGACGACGGGCGAGGCCTTGCGCGAGGCGCTGGGCAACCGCTCCTTCCTTTTCCTGGTGGCCGGCTATTTCGTGTGCGGATTCCAGGTGGTGTTCATCGGCGTCCACCTGCCCGCCTATCTGAAGGACAAGGGCGTGGCCAATCCCGGTGTGGCGGTGATGGCGCTGGCTCTGATCGGCCTGTTCAATATCTTCGGCTCGTTCACGGCGGGACAGCTGGGCGGCAAGCTGCCCAAGCGCTATCTGCTGTCCTTCATTTATCTGGCCCGCTCGGCCATCATCTCCATCTTCCTGCTGGCGCCACTGACGCCGATGTCGGTCTACCTGTTTGCCGCTGCCATGGGCTTCATCTGGCTGTCCACCGTGCCGCTGACGAATGGCATCATCGCCGGCATCTTTGGCGTCAAGCATATGTCCATGCTGGCGGGCGTGGTCTTCTTCTCGCACCAGATCGGCAGCTTCCTTGGCGTCTGGCTGGGCGGCTATCTGTTCGACCAGCGCGGCAACTATGATCTGGTGTGGGGCATCGCCATCGTGCTGGGCATCTTGGCTGGTCTGGTCAACCTGCCGATCAACGAGCGGCCGCTGCTGCGGCCTATGCTGAAGGCGGCGTGA
- a CDS encoding PEP-CTERM sorting domain-containing protein, translated as MPTLQAEGEPHEMSREEEKTDPAEADYAATQDNDPKHARDNAAEPVPEPSGWALLLAGACVIGLAAGRRRGSETFR; from the coding sequence GTGCCGACGCTGCAAGCCGAGGGCGAACCGCACGAAATGTCGCGCGAGGAAGAAAAGACTGATCCAGCCGAAGCCGACTATGCGGCGACGCAGGATAACGATCCCAAACATGCGCGCGACAATGCCGCCGAACCGGTGCCGGAACCATCCGGCTGGGCTCTGCTACTGGCGGGCGCCTGCGTGATCGGTCTGGCGGCGGGCCGCCGCCGCGGCTCCGAAACCTTCCGCTGA
- the recG gene encoding ATP-dependent DNA helicase RecG, whose amino-acid sequence MAETTQKAAPAKAAAKSPAKKASAESKLAKLGLRSDMDLVLHLPMRYEDETQVVEIREACLRGGHVSQVEGVVTKNEIAYKPRRQLLVQIADDTGELQLRFMNFYGSQVKQLAEGTRVRARGELKHGFFGAEMVHPTYKVINQGAPLPTSLTPVYPSGEGLSQLVLRRAIADAMRRVDWRDTVPADVIERMRLSNFEPAVKLLHYPPQQVDENALADRSHPAWTRMKFDELLAQQLSLKRAQRARRSKGAAALKKVGTLSAAFQAALPFKLTKAQQRVLTEIRADLRQPYPMQRLLQGDVGSGKTVVAALAAAQAIDSGFQAALMAPTEILADQHFRKIAAWMEPLGVKVAWLTGSLKKKEKAAATALVESGEAQLVIGTHALIQDTVQFSKLGLVIVDEQHRFGVGQRLTLRNKGQGELVPHQLMMSATPIPRTLAMTYYADLEVSVIDELPPGRTPIVTRAVDQNRRDEVIERVHAAALEGRQAYWVCPLIEESEALQLQTATETYETLAAALPDLRVGLVHGRLKPAEKQEVMDAFAAGEVHVLVATTVIEVGVDVPNASLMVIEHAERFGLSQLHQLRGRVGRGSAASVCLLLYQSPLGHVAKQRLMTMRETTDGFEIARRDLEIRGPGEFLGARQSGQAMLRFADLETDGWLVDQARDVAHALLQEPQHQSTVDAHLERWLGGREEFLKV is encoded by the coding sequence ATGGCAGAAACCACGCAAAAAGCCGCACCGGCCAAGGCCGCCGCAAAATCCCCCGCCAAGAAGGCCTCCGCCGAAAGCAAGCTGGCCAAACTCGGCCTGCGCAGCGATATGGACCTGGTGCTGCACCTGCCCATGCGCTACGAGGACGAGACCCAGGTCGTGGAGATCCGCGAAGCCTGCCTGCGCGGCGGCCATGTGTCACAGGTCGAGGGGGTGGTGACGAAGAACGAAATCGCCTACAAGCCGCGCCGCCAGCTGCTGGTGCAGATCGCCGACGACACGGGCGAGCTGCAACTGCGCTTCATGAATTTCTACGGCAGCCAGGTCAAGCAATTGGCCGAGGGTACGCGGGTGCGCGCGCGCGGCGAACTGAAACACGGCTTTTTCGGCGCCGAGATGGTGCATCCCACGTATAAGGTCATCAACCAGGGCGCGCCGCTGCCCACTTCCCTGACGCCGGTGTATCCCTCGGGCGAGGGCTTGTCGCAGCTGGTGCTGCGGCGCGCCATCGCCGACGCCATGCGCCGCGTGGACTGGCGCGATACCGTGCCGGCCGACGTGATCGAGCGCATGCGACTGTCCAATTTCGAGCCGGCGGTCAAGCTGCTGCACTATCCGCCGCAACAGGTGGACGAGAATGCGCTGGCCGACCGCTCGCATCCGGCCTGGACGCGCATGAAATTCGACGAGCTGCTGGCCCAGCAGCTCTCGCTGAAACGGGCGCAGCGCGCGCGTCGCTCCAAGGGTGCGGCGGCGCTGAAGAAAGTGGGCACGCTGTCGGCCGCCTTCCAGGCCGCCCTGCCCTTCAAGCTGACCAAGGCCCAGCAGCGCGTGCTGACCGAAATCCGCGCCGACCTGCGCCAGCCCTATCCCATGCAGCGCCTGCTGCAGGGCGATGTGGGCAGCGGCAAGACGGTCGTCGCGGCGCTGGCGGCGGCGCAAGCCATCGACAGCGGCTTCCAGGCGGCGCTGATGGCGCCCACCGAAATCCTGGCCGACCAGCATTTCCGCAAGATCGCGGCCTGGATGGAACCGCTGGGCGTGAAAGTGGCCTGGCTCACCGGCAGCCTGAAAAAGAAGGAAAAAGCGGCCGCCACGGCCCTGGTGGAATCGGGCGAAGCCCAACTGGTGATCGGCACCCATGCGCTGATCCAGGACACGGTGCAGTTCTCGAAACTGGGCCTGGTGATCGTCGACGAGCAGCACCGCTTCGGCGTCGGCCAGCGCCTGACCTTACGCAACAAGGGCCAGGGCGAGCTGGTGCCGCACCAGCTGATGATGTCGGCCACGCCGATTCCGCGCACCCTGGCCATGACCTATTACGCCGACCTCGAAGTGTCGGTGATCGACGAGCTGCCGCCCGGCCGCACGCCCATCGTCACGCGCGCCGTGGACCAGAACCGGCGCGACGAGGTGATCGAGCGCGTGCACGCGGCGGCGCTGGAAGGCCGCCAGGCTTACTGGGTCTGCCCGCTGATTGAGGAATCGGAAGCGCTGCAGCTGCAAACGGCCACCGAAACCTATGAAACCCTGGCCGCCGCCCTGCCCGACCTGCGCGTGGGCCTGGTGCATGGCCGTCTGAAACCGGCCGAAAAGCAGGAAGTGATGGATGCCTTCGCCGCCGGCGAAGTGCACGTGCTGGTCGCGACCACCGTGATCGAGGTCGGCGTGGACGTGCCGAACGCCTCGCTGATGGTGATCGAGCACGCCGAACGCTTCGGCCTGTCGCAGTTGCACCAGCTGCGCGGCCGCGTGGGACGAGGCTCGGCGGCCAGCGTCTGCCTGCTGCTGTACCAAAGCCCGCTGGGCCACGTCGCCAAGCAGCGCCTGATGACGATGCGCGAAACCACGGACGGCTTCGAGATCGCGCGGCGCGACCTGGAAATCCGTGGCCCCGGCGAATTCCTCGGCGCGCGCCAGTCAGGCCAGGCCATGCTGCGCTTCGCCGACCTGGAAACCGACGGCTGGCTGGTGGATCAGGCGCGCGACGTGGCACACGCCCTGCTGCAAGAGCCGCAGCACCAGTCCACGGTGGACGCCCACCTGGAACGCTGGCTGGGCGGACGCGAGGAATTCCTCAAGGTGTGA
- the tgt gene encoding tRNA guanosine(34) transglycosylase Tgt has protein sequence MLEFKLIKTDTTGKTKARCGTVKLNHGEVQTPIFMPVGTYGSVKAMSPLELKEIGAQIILGNTFHLWLRPGNDVMSKFGGLHGFMGWDKPILTDSGGFQVFSLGEMRKITEEGVHFNSPINGDKLFLSPEISMQIQRVLNSDIVMQFDECTPYEINGRPATVDEAAKSMRMSLRWAQRSMDEFKRGENPNALFGIVQGGMFESLRDESLAKLEEIDFPGLAIGGLSVGEPKEDMMRVLEHVGPRLPANKPHYLMGVGTPEDLVAGVSNGVDMFDCVMPTRNARNGWIFTRFGDVKIKNARYKDDKAPLDETCSCYACRNFSRAYLHHLHRAQEILGARLNTIHNLHYYLDIMRQMREALDEDRFPAWVQQFHADRARGV, from the coding sequence ATGCTGGAATTTAAACTCATCAAGACCGACACCACGGGCAAGACCAAGGCCCGCTGCGGCACCGTGAAACTGAACCACGGCGAGGTGCAGACCCCGATCTTCATGCCAGTCGGCACTTATGGCTCGGTGAAAGCCATGTCGCCGCTGGAACTGAAGGAAATCGGCGCCCAGATCATCCTCGGCAACACCTTCCACCTCTGGCTGCGTCCCGGCAACGACGTGATGTCCAAGTTCGGCGGCCTGCATGGCTTCATGGGCTGGGATAAGCCGATCCTGACCGATTCCGGCGGCTTCCAGGTGTTCTCGCTGGGCGAGATGCGCAAGATCACGGAAGAGGGCGTGCATTTCAATTCGCCCATCAACGGCGACAAGCTCTTCCTCTCGCCGGAAATCTCGATGCAGATCCAGCGCGTGCTCAATTCCGACATCGTGATGCAGTTCGACGAGTGCACGCCGTATGAAATCAACGGCCGTCCCGCCACCGTGGACGAAGCGGCCAAGTCGATGCGCATGTCCCTGCGCTGGGCCCAGCGTTCGATGGATGAATTCAAGCGCGGCGAAAACCCGAACGCGCTGTTCGGCATCGTCCAGGGCGGCATGTTCGAGTCGCTGCGCGACGAATCGCTGGCCAAACTGGAAGAGATCGACTTCCCCGGCCTGGCCATCGGCGGCCTGTCCGTGGGCGAGCCGAAGGAAGACATGATGCGCGTGCTGGAACACGTCGGTCCGCGCCTGCCGGCCAACAAGCCGCACTATCTGATGGGCGTCGGCACGCCGGAAGACCTGGTGGCCGGCGTGTCCAACGGCGTCGATATGTTCGACTGCGTGATGCCGACCCGGAATGCGCGCAATGGCTGGATCTTCACCCGCTTCGGCGACGTCAAGATCAAGAACGCCCGTTATAAGGACGACAAGGCGCCGCTGGACGAGACTTGCAGCTGCTACGCCTGCCGCAATTTCTCGCGCGCCTACCTGCACCACCTGCACCGCGCCCAGGAAATCCTCGGCGCCCGCCTGAACACCATCCACAATCTGCACTACTACTTGGACATCATGCGCCAGATGCGTGAAGCCCTGGATGAAGACCGGTTCCCGGCCTGGGTGCAGCAATTCCACGCCGACCGCGCCCGCGGCGTGTAG
- a CDS encoding type II toxin-antitoxin system Phd/YefM family antitoxin, which translates to MTILSASAARASLYRLIDEAAQSHMPITITGKRNSAVLLSVQDWMAIQETLRQLSVAAGKTPPAAENLPAPGQASG; encoded by the coding sequence ATGACCATACTTTCGGCAAGCGCGGCGCGCGCCAGCCTATACCGGCTGATCGACGAGGCGGCCCAGAGCCATATGCCGATCACCATCACCGGCAAGCGCAATAGCGCCGTGCTGCTCTCGGTGCAGGACTGGATGGCGATCCAGGAGACGCTGCGCCAGCTGTCCGTCGCCGCGGGCAAGACGCCGCCCGCCGCCGAGAATTTGCCGGCGCCAGGCCAGGCTAGCGGATGA
- a CDS encoding DUF3667 domain-containing protein, protein MKPRLHSVPTGSAALPVHDPHCRSCGTAVIGKFCHHCSEPAHAHPPSVAEFVHEFIGHYVALEGKLWRTLKLLILRPGQLTNEFLRGRRVPFLEPLRLYLTLSLVFFALIKICGITLPQLMLAPDSVGLSYQRTIYVSGSSKGREAVTTASVTMYDKAGDAPEVRNGIAAVLSQLERVNTHWADNVRHFFDEPAEHRAERLNQGFRSNLPYMLIGALPLFALYLKLLYLRSGRRYGEHVLFAMHANAFALLAASVMIVLPGTAMWLLVADSAQPAALADYIQLLPLLALIGYLPLAMQRVYGGHWLATTVRWLLLIGLHLMMIVALTMTAEFIGIAAHG, encoded by the coding sequence TTGAAACCCCGTCTCCACTCCGTGCCCACCGGCTCTGCAGCCCTGCCTGTGCACGATCCCCATTGCCGCAGCTGCGGCACCGCCGTCATCGGCAAGTTTTGCCACCATTGCAGCGAGCCGGCGCATGCGCATCCGCCCAGCGTGGCCGAATTCGTGCATGAATTCATCGGCCATTATGTGGCGCTGGAGGGCAAGCTGTGGCGCACACTGAAACTGCTGATACTGCGTCCCGGTCAGTTGACCAACGAATTCCTGCGCGGCCGCCGCGTGCCGTTCCTGGAGCCACTGCGCCTGTATTTGACTTTAAGCCTGGTCTTCTTCGCCCTGATTAAGATCTGCGGCATCACGCTGCCGCAATTGATGCTGGCGCCCGACTCCGTGGGCCTGAGCTATCAGCGGACGATATATGTCAGTGGTTCCAGCAAGGGGCGCGAGGCCGTCACCACGGCCAGCGTCACCATGTATGACAAAGCGGGCGATGCGCCCGAGGTGCGTAACGGCATCGCGGCCGTGCTATCGCAATTGGAGCGCGTCAATACGCATTGGGCTGACAATGTGCGCCACTTCTTCGACGAACCGGCGGAGCACCGCGCCGAGCGCCTGAACCAGGGCTTCCGCAGCAATCTGCCATATATGCTGATTGGCGCCCTGCCGCTGTTTGCCTTGTATCTGAAGCTGCTATATCTGCGTTCGGGCCGGCGCTATGGCGAGCACGTGCTGTTCGCCATGCATGCGAATGCCTTTGCATTGCTGGCGGCCAGCGTGATGATCGTGCTGCCGGGAACGGCGATGTGGCTGCTGGTAGCCGATTCGGCCCAGCCAGCAGCGCTGGCGGACTATATCCAGTTGCTGCCGTTGCTGGCGCTGATCGGCTATCTGCCGCTGGCCATGCAGCGCGTGTACGGGGGCCATTGGCTGGCCACCACCGTGCGCTGGCTGCTGCTGATCGGCCTGCACCTGATGATGATCGTAGCGCTTACGATGACGGCCGAATTCATCGGCATCGCGGCCCACGGCTAG